The DNA region TTATATGTGATCATAGTATTTCTTTATATGAAATTGATATTGTTAACTACTTGGCTCTAGAAACATTATGATGGGTGGTACCCTATATATTGTTCTTCTCCATCACCTGAATATGGATTAAATGATTTTGCTGTATAATCAAGTAATCCATTGTAGGCTACATTTAGATTACTTACAATATTTCTGCTATTTCCATGTCGTCTCCGTAAACATCTTCCTACGTGTGTAAacttgtatataaaaaaataacataaaacatatgtaacatatttatatattatttatgggGGGGGATTATTGGAGGATATTAAGAAACTTATGCAGTAAATTTGTATGaatgaatttatatttactctGTATAAAACGCCAGAAGTCATAGATGTGGCTACTACACCAAGAAGAACATTGCCAAGCTATGTTACAGTGTGAGATTTTTCAGGTA from Plasmodium cynomolgi strain B DNA, scaffold: 0772, whole genome shotgun sequence includes:
- a CDS encoding hypothetical protein (putative) translates to MTSGVLYRVNINSFIQIYCIRRCLRRRHGNSRNIVSNLNVAYNGLLDYTAKSFNPYSGDGEEQYIGYHPS